A genome region from Labilibaculum antarcticum includes the following:
- a CDS encoding GNAT family N-acetyltransferase — MYDFHLISIDELKEIEYDGKFLSCDSNWISKWYSIFKDVENNVLGYKKTPYIISVYCNDKLAAIVPLVKLQRVYCKCFTLEFVEFLDQQWCSMGNDIISLKPLHIAFANELKHWIRKNIRYHFLFLKYLPKTTVLHTKYKLYHYAGEPIIPVAEYSGYENFLMESYAKRFRKQLDRTLRKIERDGFEFELSTEEINESSFKEIKRIAKSKIVDGKGFVYGDPNKEKFFLQMFKAYSSKVLFVSFNKTTIAYVINIDKNGKRLAIDCAFDRDYKTYGAGIHCMNCNIQNSLTLEHEKFSFGVGLDPYKFQFTRQAEPLYMCFDFKFRLKSLLALPYLLYRVKKTDRTVVNQLQKVHCDVEV; from the coding sequence ATGTATGATTTTCATTTGATTTCGATTGACGAACTTAAGGAAATTGAGTACGATGGAAAATTCCTTAGTTGTGATTCCAACTGGATTTCTAAATGGTATTCAATTTTTAAAGATGTTGAAAATAATGTGCTGGGTTATAAAAAAACCCCTTATATAATTTCAGTTTATTGTAACGATAAGTTGGCAGCCATTGTTCCATTGGTAAAATTACAGCGGGTTTACTGCAAATGCTTTACACTGGAATTTGTCGAGTTTTTGGATCAGCAATGGTGCAGCATGGGAAATGATATTATCTCCTTAAAGCCTTTACATATTGCTTTTGCCAATGAGCTAAAACACTGGATAAGGAAGAATATCAGATATCATTTTTTATTCCTTAAATATCTGCCGAAAACCACCGTTTTGCACACTAAGTATAAGCTGTATCATTATGCAGGTGAGCCTATTATTCCAGTGGCGGAATATTCAGGATATGAGAATTTTTTGATGGAGTCGTATGCGAAACGGTTTCGGAAGCAATTGGATCGAACACTTCGGAAAATCGAAAGAGATGGTTTTGAATTTGAATTGTCAACAGAAGAAATTAATGAGTCAAGCTTTAAGGAAATAAAAAGAATTGCGAAATCGAAAATCGTGGATGGAAAGGGTTTTGTGTATGGAGATCCAAATAAAGAAAAGTTTTTTCTTCAGATGTTTAAAGCTTATTCATCTAAGGTTCTGTTCGTTAGTTTTAATAAAACTACAATTGCTTACGTTATCAATATCGACAAAAATGGAAAACGATTGGCTATTGATTGTGCTTTCGATAGGGATTATAAAACGTATGGGGCAGGAATTCATTGTATGAATTGTAACATTCAAAACAGCCTTACGTTAGAGCATGAAAAATTCTCATTTGGAGTAGGCTTAGATCCTTACAAATTTCAATTTACCCGACAGGCAGAACCATTATACATGTGTTTCGATTTTAAATTTCGTTTGAAATCTTTGTTAGCCTTGCCTTATTTACTGTATCGTGTAAAAAAGACGGATCGAACTGTTGTTAACCAATTACAAAAAGTACACTGCGATGTTGAGGTTTAA
- a CDS encoding GNAT family N-acetyltransferase: MDTWFSIFKDVDNNVFGYKKTPCIIGAYMEDVLVAVVPLVKLSRTFFKCIRLDFVEFLGQQWCSMGNDIIATRDLDDNFTEDLVFWIKKNVHFHFLFFKYIPKLSVLTRKFRMFNYAGAPSIQVSDYPNYEAFSSQVYTSRFRSDLRKRHRKIKREGFDYEIFHDNINDSSLQEIRRIAKSKEIDGKKFLYGDKEKEAFHLQMYKSFPSKVVFLSLNKQKVAYGTFIDCNGERIGVDAAFDRDYRSYGVGIHCTDLIIQSSFKDGKKKMSFGMGLDSYKFQFANQIDLFYMCFDFKFRIKAILALPYFLYRLKKEERQVLEKLRLAEVK; encoded by the coding sequence ATGGATACTTGGTTTTCCATTTTTAAGGATGTTGACAATAATGTATTTGGATACAAGAAAACCCCTTGCATTATTGGGGCTTATATGGAGGATGTTCTTGTTGCTGTTGTTCCTCTTGTAAAATTGTCGCGCACCTTTTTCAAATGTATTCGTCTCGATTTTGTGGAGTTTTTAGGACAGCAGTGGTGTAGCATGGGGAATGATATTATTGCCACAAGAGATTTGGATGATAATTTCACGGAGGACTTAGTATTTTGGATTAAAAAGAACGTTCATTTCCATTTCTTGTTTTTTAAATACATACCAAAATTATCGGTTTTAACTCGAAAGTTTCGAATGTTTAATTATGCCGGAGCTCCTTCTATTCAGGTGTCGGACTACCCCAATTATGAAGCATTTTCTTCGCAGGTATATACAAGCCGATTCCGATCGGATTTACGAAAAAGACACCGGAAAATTAAGAGAGAAGGTTTCGATTACGAAATTTTCCATGACAATATAAATGATAGTAGTCTGCAGGAAATTAGAAGAATAGCCAAATCGAAAGAGATCGATGGGAAAAAGTTTTTATATGGTGACAAAGAAAAGGAAGCTTTTCATTTGCAGATGTATAAGAGTTTTCCTTCTAAAGTGGTCTTTCTGAGTTTAAATAAGCAGAAAGTTGCCTATGGTACTTTTATTGATTGCAATGGGGAACGAATTGGCGTTGATGCCGCTTTTGACAGAGATTATCGAAGTTATGGGGTTGGAATCCATTGCACGGATTTGATTATTCAGAGCAGTTTTAAAGACGGGAAGAAGAAGATGTCTTTTGGAATGGGATTGGATAGCTACAAATTTCAATTTGCCAATCAAATAGATCTCTTTTACATGTGTTTTGATTTCAAATTTCGAATAAAAGCGATCCTTGCCTTGCCATACTTTTTGTATCGGTTAAAAAAAGAGGAGAGACAAGTACTAGAGAAACTTCGGCTAGCCGAAGTGAAATAA
- a CDS encoding GNAT family N-acetyltransferase — MYRFCFFTLNDLKEIDYTANFPSNQFNWIYNWFSVFEKVENNVLGYSKKAYIVAAYKDDKLVAIVPLVKLYRTYFKLVKIEFLEFLGQQWSNLGCDIITLDDLDESFTSELVSWVKSNIKFHFLFLKYLPKKSVLATKYRLFNYSGAPFIDVGKHRDYEAFSQEVYEGKFREDLRRTLRKIKRDGFEIEVSFEEINETSLSEIRRIAKSKEVDGKSFLYGDVEKTQFHLKMYECFPSHVVFVKFNQKVVAYGTVIDWNGERIGIDAAFDRDYRKYGAGIHCLDAVIQRSFLDKKQKMSFGLGLDTYKFQFANQIDLYYMCFDFKFRLKAILALPYFIYRLKKEEKDVQGKLQKLQIN, encoded by the coding sequence ATGTATCGCTTTTGTTTTTTTACTCTAAATGACCTGAAGGAAATCGATTATACCGCGAATTTTCCAAGTAATCAGTTCAACTGGATTTACAATTGGTTTTCTGTTTTCGAGAAAGTAGAAAACAATGTACTTGGATATAGTAAGAAAGCGTATATCGTAGCTGCTTATAAGGATGATAAGCTGGTTGCAATTGTGCCATTGGTGAAATTGTACCGCACGTATTTTAAGCTGGTTAAAATTGAATTCTTAGAGTTTTTAGGACAACAGTGGTCTAATTTGGGTTGCGATATTATTACGCTTGATGATCTTGATGAAAGTTTTACATCTGAATTGGTTTCATGGGTAAAGTCAAATATTAAATTCCATTTTTTATTTTTAAAATACTTGCCAAAGAAATCGGTTTTGGCTACGAAATACCGATTGTTTAATTATTCGGGAGCACCTTTTATTGATGTGGGGAAACACAGGGATTATGAAGCCTTTTCGCAAGAAGTATACGAGGGGAAATTTCGCGAAGATTTGCGACGAACTTTACGAAAAATCAAAAGAGATGGTTTTGAGATAGAAGTCAGTTTTGAAGAGATAAATGAAACGAGTTTGTCTGAAATAAGAAGAATAGCGAAATCGAAAGAAGTTGATGGGAAAAGCTTTTTGTATGGAGATGTTGAAAAAACTCAGTTCCATTTGAAAATGTATGAATGTTTTCCCTCGCATGTGGTATTTGTAAAATTTAATCAGAAAGTCGTTGCTTATGGCACGGTCATCGATTGGAATGGTGAAAGAATTGGAATTGATGCTGCCTTTGATCGGGATTACAGGAAATATGGAGCAGGAATTCATTGTTTAGATGCAGTCATACAGAGAAGTTTTCTGGATAAAAAACAGAAAATGTCATTCGGTTTGGGATTGGATACCTACAAATTTCAGTTTGCGAATCAAATAGATCTCTACTATATGTGTTTTGATTTCAAATTTCGATTAAAAGCGATTTTGGCTTTGCCCTATTTTATTTACAGATTAAAGAAAGAGGAGAAGGATGTACAAGGCAAATTGCAAAAGTTACAGATAAATTAA
- a CDS encoding O-antigen ligase family protein: protein MKYVGIGLWMLAFFIAFFLKSYTIGGQEMVYIWKLPLLIFLFVGVLGQKVHFNFLILGYLFAIKNLVNTSFFDYPVDSIINFSKYLTIPLVIHWVYLNINSVESLKKLRMLPVYLSGFLIISNIPYYLGVFAAPVSKTMLWMEEGSLDGLVGILGAPHYTSALLSVACIIILEFVVKKRGDMFLNLILGPLLLLGLFFLFKTYTRTGWLMFIVGVIVLFARKISFKDAGKILVLSVLFFASLAVLYQTNEGFRMRVMDDRAGQDDKSAYETVGSGRLQIAQVYLENLYESNFVTYLVGMGMQESQNRYEKKDGMPLFAHNGFIQTLVDNGILGFLLYLVFLYSIFKEISRSNSSYNQLTVAIFFMFISCLVTQQANYFLLDFLLSLFIGTTLIESRINSYIEIKHRLSSADLMSDSPRI from the coding sequence ATGAAATACGTTGGAATAGGACTCTGGATGTTGGCTTTTTTTATTGCTTTTTTCTTAAAGAGCTATACTATTGGCGGTCAGGAAATGGTTTACATTTGGAAGCTTCCATTACTTATTTTTTTATTCGTTGGTGTTTTGGGTCAGAAAGTGCATTTCAATTTTTTGATTCTCGGCTATCTCTTTGCCATTAAGAACCTGGTAAACACATCATTTTTTGATTATCCGGTTGATTCAATCATCAATTTCTCCAAGTACTTAACCATCCCCCTGGTAATTCACTGGGTTTATTTGAATATAAATAGTGTTGAAAGCCTGAAGAAATTGCGAATGTTACCGGTTTATCTGTCTGGTTTTTTAATCATTTCAAATATTCCCTACTATTTAGGTGTTTTTGCGGCTCCAGTAAGTAAAACCATGCTTTGGATGGAGGAAGGCTCTTTGGATGGTTTGGTTGGGATTTTAGGCGCACCTCATTACACTTCAGCTTTACTGTCTGTTGCGTGCATTATCATTCTTGAGTTTGTAGTGAAAAAACGAGGAGATATGTTCTTAAATTTAATCTTGGGACCACTCTTACTTTTAGGATTATTCTTTCTGTTTAAAACCTACACAAGAACTGGATGGCTGATGTTTATCGTTGGTGTTATAGTTCTTTTTGCCCGGAAAATCTCATTTAAAGATGCAGGTAAGATTCTGGTTCTCAGTGTTCTTTTCTTTGCAAGTCTTGCGGTACTGTATCAAACCAATGAAGGTTTTCGAATGAGGGTAATGGATGACAGGGCAGGACAGGATGATAAATCGGCTTATGAGACAGTGGGTTCCGGACGATTGCAAATTGCGCAGGTGTATTTGGAAAATCTGTACGAAAGTAATTTCGTTACCTATTTAGTTGGAATGGGAATGCAGGAATCGCAAAACAGATATGAGAAAAAGGATGGAATGCCTCTCTTTGCACACAATGGATTTATACAAACATTAGTCGATAACGGAATACTTGGTTTTTTACTTTATTTGGTGTTTCTCTATTCTATTTTTAAAGAAATTTCCCGATCGAACAGCAGTTACAATCAATTAACGGTAGCAATCTTTTTCATGTTCATTTCCTGTTTGGTAACGCAACAGGCAAATTATTTTTTATTGGATTTTTTACTGTCACTATTCATTGGAACTACTTTGATCGAAAGCCGGATCAATAGTTATATTGAAATAAAACATCGGCTCTCATCAGCAGACTTGATGTCTGACTCACCTAGAATTTAA
- a CDS encoding ATP-grasp domain-containing protein, which yields MYSKGKKLLILGGAPFQIPSILYAKSAGYYVVTCDYCPENPAHQYADEYVNVSTTDLKAVLNLSRKLKIDGVLAYASDPAAPTAAYVSEKMGLPGNPYKSSKTLSEKDLYRSFLLTNNFKTPKYGGYSTLKDFSNYSTEFTYPVLVKPVDSSGSKGISKVNDLWEMGKAIDYAMKFSRSKRFIVEEYIEKKYPHIDGDIFVYNGKIMAYYLGDQRNNIGVNQFVSSGINYPSLLPKELHEKIKLELQRVINLLKIKFGGFNIEVIIDENDHVYLMEVGARNGGNSISEIIKCAGNVDMIKMSVDACMGVDPNIQKQKEIDKYFTTYVIHSSKEGKFRSVKLDDSIRDYVLEIKLIVEEGAEVFSFCGFNCAVGIGVLEFPNLDTRELIMSNIEELIAVELE from the coding sequence ATGTATTCGAAAGGAAAGAAATTGCTAATACTTGGAGGGGCTCCTTTTCAAATTCCCAGCATACTTTATGCAAAGTCTGCAGGATACTATGTGGTTACCTGTGATTATTGTCCGGAAAATCCGGCGCACCAATATGCCGATGAGTATGTGAATGTGAGTACGACTGATTTGAAAGCAGTGTTGAATTTATCTAGAAAATTGAAGATTGATGGGGTTTTAGCTTACGCTTCCGATCCTGCGGCACCAACAGCTGCTTACGTGTCTGAAAAAATGGGACTTCCAGGGAATCCCTACAAATCTTCGAAAACTCTTTCAGAGAAAGATTTGTACCGTAGCTTTTTGCTAACAAATAATTTTAAGACGCCTAAGTATGGCGGATACAGTACGTTAAAAGATTTTTCAAATTATTCAACAGAATTTACATATCCTGTTCTGGTTAAGCCTGTTGATTCTTCGGGAAGCAAAGGCATTTCAAAGGTGAATGATTTGTGGGAAATGGGGAAAGCAATTGATTATGCAATGAAATTTTCGAGAAGTAAACGTTTTATTGTCGAGGAATATATTGAGAAAAAATATCCTCATATCGATGGAGATATTTTTGTTTACAATGGTAAAATTATGGCATACTATCTGGGAGATCAAAGGAATAATATTGGGGTAAACCAATTTGTATCTTCCGGCATTAATTATCCTTCTCTATTGCCTAAGGAATTGCACGAAAAGATAAAATTGGAACTGCAAAGAGTAATTAATTTATTGAAAATAAAATTTGGGGGTTTCAATATAGAGGTAATTATTGATGAAAACGATCATGTTTATTTGATGGAGGTAGGTGCACGTAACGGAGGAAATAGCATTTCGGAAATTATAAAATGTGCAGGCAATGTGGATATGATTAAAATGAGTGTGGATGCTTGTATGGGTGTAGATCCTAATATTCAAAAGCAAAAGGAGATTGATAAGTATTTCACAACTTATGTGATTCATTCCAGTAAAGAAGGGAAATTCAGATCGGTAAAATTAGACGATTCGATTCGCGATTATGTGTTGGAAATTAAATTGATAGTTGAAGAGGGTGCAGAGGTGTTTAGCTTTTGCGGTTTCAATTGTGCGGTAGGCATAGGCGTATTGGAATTCCCTAATTTGGATACCAGAGAATTGATAATGAGTAATATTGAAGAGCTTATTGCAGTAGAATTGGAATAG